The Streptomyces sp. NBC_01353 genome contains a region encoding:
- a CDS encoding NACHT and WD repeat domain-containing protein yields MDEQRAALLEDELHAWASERGNVYRSARDMVVVHGGVTEHHHEHYHSGGESTSRTSSPSEGEECPYPGLRAFDTDEAEWFFGREALVSRVMNRLELCVSDHSPLAVVAPSGAGKSSLLRAGVLPGLAQGRLPGSRHWPQLLLTPTAEPLAALASGLGRLTGAEPALVTEAMEAGLLTAFVRERLDLRPDRRVVLVVDQLEELFTVCQDEPVRRRFVDVLAELAGAAPSEGEAPGGEAPVALAVYGLRADFYGPCSAFPYLRDALVERQVIVGPMSDDEVRRAVTMPAERARLTLAPGLVDVVLRDLRGSAPRDEGAYETGRLPLLAHALRATWLERRGDTLTVDSYRDTGGIDGAVAATAEEEFGKLTPSAQRAARLMFLGLVRIGEDGEVTRRRRTRADLLLAAAEPREVPDLAERFTRARLLTQGVEGREGTVVVEVTHEALLWAWPRLHRDWIGTGKSGMPVRQEVEEAAVAWERGDRKDATTLHRGAKLVLARSWASGASPEDLTPLVTEFLAASERQQRRGRRLRRGAVAAVSLLAVLAMVAATVAFQQSRNAVEQRDNAIFDRVSAEADRQRETNGALAAQLDLVAHRMRPTDRLNTRLTTAATSVLPSTLPGHFGTAPPVTFGPEGRLATGGSSLRFWDTKDAARPASLAGEPGAGKGIHASAIAYNAKGDLLARGGGDGKVQLLDVSDPKRPVALNALWSSAQRGLVASLQFSPDSRTLAVVVTDISGSETSGTVYLIDVSDPRRPRTVSTVVSVEWQVITSVAYSRDGRTLAVTGGTGRPGSDRRLLVRLWNVSDPARPKALGGELGEHGGIVNKAAFSPVAAVLATAGGDGRVRIWDVADPRRPKVTNTLLPGTTVTSLAFSPGGHLLAAGDNSGNISIWNMGDPAQARWLVPPLRGHSTLVSNLAFAPTGLTLVSGGGDGKVHLWRLPTGLSVLGGGKAAEALALTGEGRLLAVASGPHVTLYDLSDPTHLDYVGVFTGSYGSVSSLAFMPRKRGSSGTSEKNVLATGGWRGDVRLWDVSAPTRPMAIGNSLPGQTKPVSALAFGADGTTLVAASMDLDGGYYGGLRAWNVADPARPAPLGGELDAEKLATRALAVGGGSGHLYSAEFGGDVRGWRTGEGTALVSDGGPLDSEVVMSLDAHPRAPLVATGGTDGRIRLFDVSRPSFPKAIGRPPLSGGALWSVGFAPDGTMLASGSSIGQIRFWKTSDPTRITAYGLPVTGHNGSVNALRYTPRGDVLVTAGQDGTVRLWQTDPARARAILCASTRSAMNPDVWKEFVSPALPYDPPCGK; encoded by the coding sequence ATGGACGAGCAGCGCGCAGCCCTGCTGGAGGACGAGCTGCACGCATGGGCCAGCGAGCGGGGCAACGTGTACCGCTCGGCGAGGGACATGGTCGTCGTCCACGGCGGCGTGACCGAGCACCACCACGAGCACTACCACTCCGGTGGGGAGTCCACGTCGAGGACTTCCTCGCCCTCCGAGGGCGAGGAGTGCCCGTACCCGGGACTGCGGGCGTTCGACACGGACGAGGCCGAGTGGTTCTTCGGCCGGGAAGCCCTCGTCAGCAGGGTCATGAACCGGCTCGAGCTCTGCGTGAGCGATCACAGCCCGCTGGCCGTCGTCGCTCCCTCCGGCGCGGGCAAGTCGTCGCTCCTCCGCGCGGGAGTGCTCCCGGGGCTGGCCCAGGGGCGGTTACCGGGATCCCGGCACTGGCCGCAGCTGCTGCTGACCCCCACGGCCGAACCGCTGGCGGCGCTCGCCTCGGGTCTCGGCCGGCTCACGGGCGCCGAACCGGCCCTGGTCACCGAGGCCATGGAGGCCGGCCTGCTGACCGCCTTCGTACGCGAACGGCTCGACCTCCGGCCGGACCGCCGGGTCGTGCTCGTCGTCGACCAGCTGGAGGAGCTCTTCACCGTCTGCCAGGACGAGCCGGTCCGCCGCCGCTTCGTCGACGTACTCGCCGAGCTGGCAGGTGCGGCACCGTCCGAGGGCGAGGCACCCGGCGGCGAAGCACCCGTCGCCCTGGCCGTCTACGGACTGCGCGCGGACTTCTACGGCCCTTGCAGCGCCTTCCCCTATCTGCGCGACGCCTTGGTGGAGCGTCAGGTCATCGTCGGACCGATGAGCGACGACGAGGTCCGCCGGGCGGTGACCATGCCCGCCGAGCGCGCCCGTCTGACGCTCGCGCCCGGTCTCGTGGACGTCGTCCTGCGCGACCTGCGGGGCAGCGCCCCACGCGACGAGGGCGCGTACGAGACCGGACGGCTCCCTCTCCTCGCGCATGCGCTGCGGGCCACCTGGCTGGAGCGCAGGGGCGACACGCTGACCGTGGACAGCTACCGCGACACCGGCGGCATCGACGGCGCGGTGGCGGCCACCGCGGAGGAGGAGTTCGGGAAGCTGACCCCGTCCGCGCAGCGGGCGGCACGGCTGATGTTCCTCGGCCTCGTCAGGATCGGCGAGGACGGCGAGGTGACCCGGCGGCGACGGACCCGCGCCGACCTGCTCCTCGCCGCCGCCGAGCCGAGGGAGGTGCCCGATCTCGCGGAGCGGTTCACCCGCGCCCGCCTGCTCACCCAGGGTGTGGAAGGGCGGGAGGGCACGGTCGTCGTCGAGGTCACGCACGAGGCCCTGCTGTGGGCGTGGCCACGACTGCACCGGGACTGGATCGGGACGGGCAAGAGCGGCATGCCGGTACGGCAGGAGGTTGAGGAGGCGGCCGTGGCCTGGGAGCGCGGCGACCGCAAGGACGCGACGACGCTGCACCGGGGGGCCAAGCTCGTGCTCGCCCGCTCCTGGGCCTCGGGAGCGAGCCCCGAGGACCTCACGCCCCTGGTCACGGAGTTCCTCGCCGCCTCCGAGCGGCAGCAGCGCCGGGGCCGCCGGCTCCGGCGCGGGGCGGTGGCCGCCGTCTCCCTGCTGGCGGTGCTGGCCATGGTGGCGGCGACGGTCGCGTTCCAGCAGAGCCGTAACGCCGTCGAACAGCGCGACAACGCCATCTTCGACCGGGTCAGCGCCGAGGCGGACCGCCAGCGGGAGACCAACGGCGCGCTGGCCGCGCAACTCGACCTCGTCGCCCATCGGATGCGGCCGACGGACCGACTGAACACGCGGCTGACGACTGCGGCGACCTCGGTGCTGCCCTCGACCCTGCCGGGCCATTTCGGCACGGCCCCACCGGTCACGTTCGGCCCGGAAGGACGGCTGGCCACCGGCGGGAGCTCCCTGCGGTTCTGGGACACCAAGGACGCAGCCCGCCCGGCATCCCTGGCCGGCGAACCCGGCGCGGGAAAGGGGATCCACGCCTCCGCGATCGCGTACAACGCGAAGGGCGACCTGCTCGCCCGTGGCGGCGGGGACGGCAAGGTACAGCTCCTGGACGTCTCCGACCCGAAGCGTCCTGTGGCGCTGAACGCACTTTGGTCGTCGGCCCAGCGGGGCCTCGTGGCAAGCCTGCAGTTCAGCCCCGACAGCCGGACCCTCGCCGTCGTCGTCACGGACATCAGCGGCAGCGAGACCAGCGGGACCGTGTACCTGATCGACGTCAGCGATCCGCGGCGTCCACGAACGGTGAGCACGGTGGTGTCCGTCGAATGGCAGGTCATCACGTCCGTGGCCTACAGCCGTGACGGCCGCACCCTCGCCGTCACCGGGGGCACGGGACGCCCCGGCAGCGACCGCAGACTGCTCGTGCGCCTGTGGAACGTGTCGGATCCGGCCCGGCCCAAGGCGCTCGGTGGCGAGCTGGGCGAGCATGGGGGCATCGTCAACAAGGCGGCCTTCAGCCCCGTCGCCGCGGTTCTGGCCACCGCCGGGGGTGACGGAAGGGTGCGGATCTGGGACGTGGCCGACCCGCGTCGGCCGAAGGTGACCAACACCTTGCTCCCCGGGACGACGGTCACCTCTCTCGCGTTCAGCCCGGGCGGCCACCTGCTCGCCGCCGGGGACAACTCCGGGAACATCAGCATCTGGAACATGGGAGACCCCGCACAGGCCAGGTGGCTCGTCCCGCCCCTGCGGGGACACAGCACGCTCGTCAGCAATCTCGCCTTCGCCCCGACCGGGCTCACGCTCGTCAGCGGCGGCGGGGACGGCAAGGTTCATCTGTGGCGGCTCCCCACGGGCCTGTCCGTCCTGGGCGGCGGCAAGGCGGCCGAAGCGCTGGCGCTGACCGGCGAGGGACGGCTGCTCGCGGTCGCTTCAGGCCCCCACGTCACCCTGTACGACCTCTCCGACCCGACGCACCTCGATTACGTCGGTGTATTCACGGGGTCCTACGGCTCGGTGTCCTCCCTGGCCTTCATGCCGCGCAAACGCGGCTCGTCGGGCACGTCGGAGAAGAACGTGCTGGCCACCGGTGGCTGGCGCGGCGACGTCCGGCTGTGGGACGTGTCCGCCCCCACTCGGCCGATGGCGATAGGCAACTCGCTACCAGGGCAGACGAAACCGGTCTCCGCACTGGCCTTCGGCGCCGACGGGACCACGCTGGTCGCGGCGTCGATGGACCTCGACGGCGGTTACTACGGTGGCCTCCGCGCCTGGAACGTGGCCGATCCGGCGCGCCCCGCCCCGCTCGGCGGCGAGCTGGACGCCGAGAAGCTGGCGACCAGGGCCCTGGCCGTCGGAGGCGGATCGGGCCACCTCTACTCGGCGGAGTTCGGCGGCGACGTCCGGGGCTGGCGAACGGGCGAGGGAACCGCTCTGGTCAGCGACGGCGGCCCGCTCGACTCCGAGGTGGTCATGTCCCTAGACGCCCATCCACGCGCCCCGCTGGTAGCGACGGGCGGTACGGACGGCCGGATCAGGCTCTTCGATGTGTCCCGGCCGTCCTTCCCCAAAGCCATCGGCAGGCCGCCGCTCAGCGGCGGCGCGTTGTGGAGCGTCGGCTTCGCTCCGGACGGCACCATGCTCGCGAGCGGCAGCTCCATCGGCCAGATCCGGTTCTGGAAGACGTCGGATCCCACTCGCATCACGGCCTACGGTCTCCCCGTCACCGGGCACAACGGCTCGGTCAACGCGCTGCGGTACACCCCGCGTGGCGATGTTCTGGTGACCGCCGGCCAAGACGGGACCGTCCGCCTCTGGCAGACCGATCCGGCCCGCGCCCGAGCGATCCTGTGCGCGTCGACGCGCTCGGCGATGAACCCCGACGTGTGGAAGGAGTTCGTGTCCCCGGCCCTGCCCTACGACCCGCCCTGCGGCAAGTGA
- a CDS encoding sulfurtransferase — protein MGTNGYAHPETLVDTEWLAAHLDDPTVRVIDVDEDTTAFEHAHIPGAVGWNWTTDLHATVGRDYLDRDALGDLLAAAGVADDTTVILYGGNNNWFAAYAYWILRLRGFNKAKLLDGGRKKWELESRGMTRMVTEHRRTDYTVTGQENPQFRAMRSEVLDSVGSAARMVDVRSPEEYRGERLAPPHLPQEQAQVPGHIPGASNVPWSQAANEDGTFKSADELKELYAGKGITSEREIIAYCRIGERSSHTWFALHELLGYPDVKNYDGSWTEYGSLVRAPVELG, from the coding sequence ATGGGCACGAATGGCTACGCGCATCCGGAGACCCTGGTGGACACCGAGTGGCTGGCCGCCCACCTCGACGACCCGACCGTTCGCGTCATCGACGTGGACGAGGACACGACCGCCTTCGAACACGCCCACATTCCGGGGGCCGTGGGCTGGAACTGGACCACCGACCTGCACGCCACGGTGGGCCGCGACTACCTGGACCGGGACGCGCTCGGCGACCTTCTCGCCGCGGCGGGCGTAGCCGACGACACCACCGTGATCCTGTACGGGGGCAACAACAACTGGTTCGCGGCGTACGCCTACTGGATCCTCCGGCTGCGCGGCTTCAACAAGGCGAAGCTGCTCGACGGCGGACGGAAGAAGTGGGAACTGGAGAGCCGGGGCATGACCCGGATGGTCACGGAACACCGGCGCACCGACTACACCGTGACCGGCCAGGAGAACCCCCAGTTCCGCGCGATGCGGAGTGAGGTCCTCGACAGCGTCGGGTCCGCTGCCCGCATGGTCGACGTACGGTCCCCCGAGGAGTACCGCGGCGAGAGGCTGGCGCCGCCGCACCTGCCCCAGGAACAGGCCCAGGTCCCCGGCCACATTCCCGGCGCGTCCAACGTCCCCTGGTCACAGGCGGCCAACGAGGACGGGACGTTCAAGTCCGCGGACGAACTGAAGGAGTTGTACGCGGGCAAGGGCATCACCTCCGAGCGGGAGATCATCGCCTACTGCCGCATCGGCGAGCGCTCCTCGCACACCTGGTTCGCGCTTCACGAACTCCTCGGCTACCCGGACGTCAAGAACTACGACGGCTCCTGGACGGAGTACGGCTCCCTGGTGAGGGCACCCGTCGAACTGGGATGA